The following coding sequences are from one Capsicum annuum cultivar UCD-10X-F1 chromosome 3, UCD10Xv1.1, whole genome shotgun sequence window:
- the LOC107863703 gene encoding ATP synthase gamma chain, chloroplastic: MASSLSFTSHLVQFPISDPIGNCTFKLPKLPLPSIHCGIRELRQRIETVKSTQKFTEAMKLVAAAKIRRAQEAVISCRPFAETLVDMLYNISHQAQLEDVQIPLTDIRPVKKVALIVIIGERGLCRGFNNGILKKAESRIEELTNLGIEYTLISVGKKGNAYFRRRRGEFVERFVEGESFPTTKEAQVIADDVFSLFVSEEVDKVEVVYTKFVSLVKSDPVIHTLLPLTSKGKVFDVNGRSVDVDGDEFFRLTTKGGKLAVVRNHLRVKKGAFVPNLEFEQDPAQILDALMPLYLNSQILRALQESFASELAARMNAMSSATDNAVELKRNLSIAYNRERQAKITGEILEIVAGADALT; the protein is encoded by the coding sequence ATGGCTTCTTCACTCTCTTTCACTTCTCATCTCGTCCAATTTCCCATCTCCGATCCTATTGGAAATTGCACTTTCAAATTACCGAAACTGCCCCTGCCCTCAATCCACTGCGGTATTCGTGAACTACGACAAAGAATCGAAACAGTTAAGAGCACCCAAAAATTTACAGAGGCAATGAAACTAGTCGCAGCTGCCAAGATTCGAAGAGCCCAAGAAGCAGTCATTAGTTGTAGACCATTTGCTGAAACACTTGTTGATATGTTGTACAACATTAGCCACCAGGCTCAGTTAGAAGATGTACAGATTCCTTTAACAGATATAAGACCTGTAAAGAAAGTTGCACTTATTGTTATAATTGGTGAAAGAGGTCTTTGTAGGGGTTTTAATAACGGAATATTGAAAAAAGCTGAGAGTCGTATTGAGGAATTGACGAATCTTGGAATTGAGTACACTTTGATTAGTGTTGGTAAAAAGGGTAATGCGTATTTTCGACGAAGGAGAGGTGAGTTTGTTGAGAGATTTGTTGAAGGAGAGAGTTTTCCGACGACGAAAGAGGCTCAGGTTATAGCTGATGATGTTTTTTCGTTGTTTGTGAGTGAAGAAGTTGATAAAGTAGAGGTTGTGTATACTAAATTTGTTTCGTTGGTTAAATCTGATCCGGTGATTCATACGTTGCTTCCATTGACGTCGAAAGGGAAGGTATTCGATGTGAATGGGAGGAGCGTTGATGTAGATGGAGATGAGTTTTTTAGGTTGACTACTAAGGGAGGAAAATTGGCTGTGGTGAGGAATCATTTGAGGGTGAAAAAGGGGGCTTTTGTGCCTAATTTAGAGTTTGAGCAAGATCCTGCTCAGATTCTTGATGCATTGATGCCTCTATATTTGAATAGCCAGATTTTGAGGGCACTTCAAGAGTCATTTGCAAGTGAGCTTGCAGCTAGGATGAATGCAATGAGTAGTGCCACGGATAATGCTGTTGAGTTGAAGAGGAATCTTTCTATTGCTTATAATAGAGAGAGACAGGCGAAGATCACGGGTGAGATATTGGAGATTGTTGCTGGAGCAGATGCACTTACATAG